Proteins from one Hydrogenophaga sp. SL48 genomic window:
- a CDS encoding NADH:ubiquinone reductase (Na(+)-transporting) subunit F, with product MSYQLTIEPLGATIEVEEGQTVLDAALRQGIYLPHACGHGLCGSCKVQVCGGEVDHGAANPFALMDFEREEGKTLACCCTLQSDTTIEADIDDEPDAEIIPVKDFAATVTQIDDLTPTIKAIHLALDKPLHFQAGQYVQLEIPGLGESRAFSIANAPSDVKARSAIELHVRRVPGGVGTGWLHDQLQVGDRLRLAGPYGRFFVRQSAQRPMVFMAGGSGLSSPRSMILDLLEHGCTLPITLVYGQRSREELYHHEQFQALAQRHPNFSYVPVLSNEPEGSVWAGARGFVHDAVKAHFGGSFAGLKAYLCGPPPMIEACIGTLMQGRLFERDIYTEKFLSAADAGATRSPLFQRV from the coding sequence ATGAGCTACCAACTCACCATCGAACCCCTGGGCGCGACCATCGAGGTCGAAGAAGGGCAGACCGTGCTCGACGCGGCGCTGCGGCAAGGCATCTATCTGCCGCACGCCTGCGGCCACGGGCTGTGCGGCTCCTGCAAGGTGCAGGTGTGCGGCGGCGAGGTGGACCACGGCGCGGCCAACCCGTTTGCGCTGATGGACTTCGAGCGCGAGGAAGGCAAGACGCTGGCCTGCTGCTGCACGCTGCAGAGCGACACCACCATCGAGGCCGACATCGACGACGAACCCGACGCCGAGATCATCCCGGTGAAGGACTTCGCCGCCACCGTCACGCAGATCGACGACCTCACGCCGACCATCAAGGCGATCCACCTGGCGCTGGACAAGCCCCTGCACTTCCAGGCCGGACAGTACGTGCAGCTGGAGATCCCGGGGCTGGGTGAAAGCCGCGCGTTCTCCATCGCCAACGCCCCGTCCGATGTGAAGGCCCGCAGCGCCATCGAACTGCATGTGCGCCGCGTGCCCGGCGGCGTCGGCACCGGCTGGCTGCACGACCAGCTCCAGGTCGGCGACCGGCTGCGGCTGGCCGGTCCCTACGGCCGCTTCTTCGTGCGCCAGTCGGCCCAGCGGCCCATGGTCTTCATGGCCGGTGGTTCGGGCCTCTCCAGCCCGCGCTCGATGATCCTGGACCTGCTCGAACACGGCTGCACGCTGCCGATCACCCTGGTCTATGGCCAGCGCTCGCGCGAGGAGCTGTACCACCACGAGCAGTTTCAGGCGCTGGCACAGCGGCACCCGAATTTCAGCTACGTGCCGGTGCTGTCGAACGAGCCGGAGGGCTCGGTCTGGGCCGGCGCGCGCGGCTTCGTGCACGACGCAGTCAAGGCGCATTTCGGCGGCAGCTTCGCGGGCCTCAAGGCCTACCTGTGCGGCCCGCCGCCCATGATCGAAGCCTGCATCGGCACCCTGATGCAGGGCCGCCTGTTCGAGCGCGACATCTACACCGAGAAGTTCCTCTCGGCGGCCGATGCCGGCGCCACGCGCAGCCCCCTGTTCCAGCGGGTCTGA
- the dmpE gene encoding 2-oxopent-4-enoate hydratase, producing MISIDTLGDELYTALRDRQVVNPLSTRFPDITIEQAYRIQERMLQRRLQDGERIVGKKIGVTSAAVMNMLGVHQPDFGYLTDAMIVNQGETIDISTLIQPKAEGEIAFLLKRDLMGPGVGVADVLAATECVMPCFEIVDSRIRDWKIKITDTVADNASCGVFVLGDRAVSPLALDLQTCGMVLEKNGEVVATGAGAAALGSPLNAVAWLANTMGRLGIPLKAGEVVLSGALAAMFPAAKGDFFRVSIGGLGECSVRFN from the coding sequence ATGATCTCCATCGACACCCTGGGCGACGAGCTCTACACCGCGCTGCGCGACCGGCAGGTCGTCAACCCGCTGTCCACCCGCTTCCCCGACATCACCATCGAGCAGGCCTACCGCATCCAGGAGCGCATGCTGCAGCGCCGCCTGCAGGACGGCGAGCGCATCGTCGGCAAGAAGATCGGCGTGACCTCGGCGGCGGTGATGAACATGCTCGGCGTGCACCAGCCCGACTTCGGCTACCTGACCGACGCGATGATCGTCAACCAGGGCGAGACCATCGACATCTCGACGCTGATCCAGCCCAAGGCCGAAGGCGAGATCGCCTTCCTGCTCAAGCGCGACCTGATGGGCCCGGGCGTGGGCGTGGCCGACGTGCTGGCCGCGACCGAGTGCGTGATGCCCTGCTTCGAGATCGTCGACTCGCGCATCCGCGACTGGAAGATCAAGATCACGGACACCGTGGCCGACAACGCCTCGTGCGGCGTGTTCGTGCTGGGCGACCGCGCGGTCAGCCCGCTGGCGCTGGACCTGCAGACCTGCGGCATGGTGCTGGAGAAAAACGGCGAGGTGGTCGCCACCGGCGCGGGCGCCGCGGCCCTGGGCTCGCCGCTGAACGCGGTGGCCTGGCTGGCCAACACCATGGGTCGCCTGGGCATTCCGCTGAAGGCCGGCGAGGTCGTGCTCTCGGGCGCGCTGGCCGCCATGTTCCCGGCCGCCAAGGGCGACTTCTTCCGCGTCTCCATCGGCGGACTGGGCGAGTGCTCGGTGCGCTTCAACTGA
- a CDS encoding 2-hydroxymuconate tautomerase, with translation MPFAQIYMLEGRTREQKKAVIEKVTQALVDATDAKKETIRVWIHEMPKENWGIAGVSAKDLGR, from the coding sequence ATGCCATTCGCACAGATCTACATGCTCGAAGGCCGCACGCGCGAGCAGAAGAAGGCCGTGATCGAGAAGGTCACCCAGGCGCTGGTTGATGCCACCGACGCGAAGAAGGAAACCATCCGCGTCTGGATCCACGAGATGCCCAAGGAGAACTGGGGCATCGCCGGGGTGTCGGCGAAAGACCTCGGGCGCTGA
- the dmpH gene encoding 2-oxo-3-hexenedioate decarboxylase produces MTLDKATIDALAEHLENCQLQARDTHKITDDHPDMDWEDAYAIQAALLTRKQGRGLKLAGLKAGLTSFAKMKQMGVSSPVFGFMTEDYAVPHGGEVKTSELIHPKVEPEIAFVLKRALKGPGCHMGTVLAATDFVLPGIEVIDSRYRDFKFDLKSVIADNTSAARFVVGGQPMKVDGQDLRTVGIVMEKNGQPVAFGAGAAVLGHPATAIAMLANHLGARGEEIPAGTLILSGGITEAVSVAAGDSVTLKVQGMGSTGLRFV; encoded by the coding sequence ATGACCCTCGACAAAGCCACCATCGACGCCCTGGCCGAGCACCTGGAGAACTGCCAGCTGCAGGCCCGCGACACCCACAAGATCACCGACGACCACCCGGACATGGACTGGGAAGACGCCTACGCGATCCAGGCCGCCCTGCTCACGCGCAAGCAAGGCCGGGGCCTCAAGCTCGCGGGCCTGAAGGCCGGCCTGACCTCGTTCGCCAAGATGAAGCAGATGGGCGTGAGCTCGCCCGTGTTCGGCTTCATGACCGAGGACTACGCCGTGCCGCACGGCGGCGAGGTGAAGACCAGCGAACTCATCCACCCCAAGGTCGAGCCCGAGATCGCCTTCGTGCTCAAGCGCGCACTCAAGGGACCGGGCTGCCACATGGGCACCGTGCTGGCCGCGACCGACTTCGTGCTGCCCGGCATCGAGGTGATCGACAGCCGCTACCGCGACTTCAAGTTCGACCTCAAGAGCGTGATCGCCGACAACACCTCGGCCGCTCGCTTCGTGGTCGGCGGCCAGCCGATGAAGGTGGACGGCCAGGACCTGCGCACCGTCGGCATCGTGATGGAGAAGAACGGCCAGCCCGTGGCGTTTGGCGCCGGCGCGGCTGTGCTCGGCCACCCGGCCACCGCGATTGCCATGCTGGCCAACCACCTGGGCGCGCGCGGCGAGGAGATTCCCGCCGGCACGCTGATCCTGTCCGGCGGCATCACCGAAGCCGTGTCCGTCGCCGCAGGCGACTCTGTGACTTTGAAAGTTCAAGGCATGGGCAGCACAGGCCTGCGCTTCGTTTGA
- the dmpG gene encoding 4-hydroxy-2-oxovalerate aldolase yields the protein MSTKITLHDMTLRDGMHPKRHLMTLDQMKSIACGLDAAGVPLIEVTHGDGLGGSSVNYGFPAHSDEEYLGTVIPLMKQAKVSALLLPGIGTVDHLKMAHGLGVHTIRVATHCTEADVSEQHITYARQLDMDTVGFLMMAHMNSPEGLVKQAKLMEGYGANCIYITDSAGYMLPGDVKARLQAVRDALKPETELGFHGHHNLAMGVANSVAAIQCGATRIDAAAAGLGAGAGNTPMEVLVAVLDRMGVQTGVDVWKIQDVAEDLVVPIMDFPIRIDRDALTLGYAGVYGSFLLFAKRAAVKYGLSARDILVELGRKKMVGGQEDMIEDTAMTMARARDAREQRRAA from the coding sequence ATGAGCACCAAAATCACCCTGCACGACATGACCCTGCGCGACGGGATGCACCCCAAGCGCCACCTGATGACGCTCGACCAGATGAAGAGCATCGCCTGCGGCCTGGACGCCGCCGGTGTGCCGCTGATCGAGGTGACCCATGGCGACGGCCTGGGCGGCTCCAGCGTCAACTACGGCTTCCCGGCCCACAGTGACGAGGAGTACCTGGGCACCGTGATCCCGCTGATGAAGCAGGCCAAGGTCTCGGCCCTGCTGCTGCCCGGCATCGGCACCGTCGACCACCTGAAGATGGCGCACGGCCTGGGCGTGCACACCATCCGCGTGGCGACGCACTGCACCGAGGCCGACGTGAGCGAACAGCACATCACCTACGCGCGCCAGCTCGACATGGACACCGTCGGCTTCCTGATGATGGCCCACATGAACAGCCCCGAAGGCCTGGTGAAACAGGCCAAGCTGATGGAAGGCTACGGCGCCAACTGCATCTACATCACCGACTCGGCCGGCTATATGTTGCCGGGCGACGTGAAGGCGCGCCTGCAGGCGGTGCGCGACGCGCTCAAGCCCGAGACCGAGCTGGGCTTCCACGGCCACCACAACCTGGCCATGGGCGTGGCCAACTCGGTCGCCGCGATCCAATGTGGCGCCACCCGCATCGACGCTGCGGCCGCCGGCCTGGGCGCGGGTGCGGGCAACACGCCGATGGAGGTGCTGGTCGCCGTGCTCGACCGCATGGGCGTGCAGACCGGCGTCGACGTCTGGAAGATCCAGGACGTGGCCGAAGACCTGGTGGTGCCGATCATGGACTTCCCCATCCGCATCGACCGCGACGCGCTCACGCTGGGCTACGCCGGCGTGTACGGCAGCTTCCTGCTGTTCGCCAAGCGCGCCGCCGTCAAGTACGGCCTGTCGGCGCGCGACATCCTGGTCGAACTCGGCCGCAAGAAGATGGTCGGTGGACAGGAAGACATGATCGAAGACACCGCCATGACCATGGCCCGCGCGCGCGATGCGCGCGAGCAGCGGCGCGCCGCCTGA
- a CDS encoding 2Fe-2S iron-sulfur cluster-binding protein, protein MSVFDTRPKFAVHVAQTDETFPCAGNESLLNGMVKLGRKGIPVGCVNGGCGVCKVRILDGEIKPLGPISRAHVTPEEACQGYTLACRVAPITPVHLEVAGKLNKPFSKGRAGSATASPSSQQQ, encoded by the coding sequence ATGTCTGTTTTCGACACCCGCCCCAAGTTCGCGGTGCACGTCGCCCAGACGGACGAGACCTTTCCGTGCGCGGGCAACGAGAGCCTGCTGAACGGCATGGTGAAGCTCGGTCGCAAGGGCATCCCGGTGGGCTGCGTCAACGGCGGCTGCGGCGTGTGCAAGGTGCGCATCCTCGATGGCGAGATCAAGCCCCTGGGCCCGATCAGCCGCGCCCACGTGACGCCGGAAGAAGCGTGCCAGGGCTACACGCTGGCCTGCCGCGTGGCGCCCATCACGCCGGTGCACCTGGAGGTGGCCGGCAAGTTGAACAAACCGTTTTCAAAAGGGCGCGCAGGGTCTGCGACTGCAAGCCCATCGTCGCAACAGCAGTAA
- a CDS encoding acetaldehyde dehydrogenase (acetylating): MSKKIKCALIGPGNIGTDLLAKLQRSPVLEPVWMVGIDPNSDGLKRAKEMGIKTTAEGVDGLIPHMKADGVQIVFDATSAYVHAENSRKVNAQGAMMIDLTPAAIGPYCVPPVNLKQHVGQREMNVNMVTCGGQATIPMVYAVSRVQPVAYGEIVATVSSKSVGPGTRKNIDEFTRTTAGAVEKVGGAKKGKAIIVINPAEPPLIMRDTVHCLVEGTPDEAAITKSVHDMIKEVQKYVPGYKLVNGPVFDGNRVSVFMEVEGLGDYLPKYAGNLDIMTAAAARTAEMFAEEILKGELVLEPSMA; this comes from the coding sequence ATGAGCAAGAAGATCAAGTGCGCCCTGATCGGGCCCGGCAACATCGGCACCGACCTGCTGGCCAAGCTGCAGCGCAGCCCGGTGCTCGAACCCGTGTGGATGGTCGGCATCGACCCCAACTCCGACGGCCTCAAGCGCGCCAAGGAAATGGGCATCAAGACCACCGCCGAGGGCGTGGACGGCCTGATCCCGCACATGAAGGCCGACGGCGTGCAGATCGTGTTCGACGCCACCAGCGCCTACGTGCACGCCGAGAACTCGCGCAAGGTCAACGCGCAGGGCGCGATGATGATCGACCTCACGCCCGCGGCCATCGGCCCCTACTGCGTGCCGCCCGTCAACCTCAAGCAGCACGTCGGCCAGCGCGAGATGAATGTGAACATGGTCACCTGCGGCGGCCAGGCCACCATCCCCATGGTCTACGCGGTCAGCCGCGTGCAGCCGGTGGCCTACGGCGAGATCGTGGCCACCGTGTCCAGCAAGTCGGTCGGCCCCGGCACGCGCAAGAACATCGACGAGTTCACCCGCACCACGGCCGGCGCGGTCGAGAAGGTGGGCGGCGCGAAAAAGGGCAAGGCCATCATCGTGATCAACCCGGCCGAGCCGCCGCTGATCATGCGCGACACGGTGCACTGCCTGGTCGAAGGCACGCCCGACGAGGCCGCCATCACCAAGAGCGTGCACGACATGATCAAGGAAGTGCAGAAGTACGTGCCGGGCTACAAGCTGGTCAACGGCCCCGTCTTCGACGGCAACCGCGTCTCGGTCTTCATGGAGGTCGAGGGCCTGGGCGACTACCTGCCCAAGTACGCCGGCAACCTGGACATCATGACGGCCGCCGCCGCGCGCACGGCCGAGATGTTTGCCGAAGAAATTCTGAAGGGCGAGCTCGTGCTCGAACCAAGCATGGCCTAA
- a CDS encoding catechol 2,3-dioxygenase, translated as MGVMRIGHASLKVMDMDAAVRHYENVLGLKTTMKDKAGNVYLKCWDEWDKFSLILTPSDQAGLNHVAYKVEKDSDLDELQKKVEAWGVKTTVLPEGTLPSTGRMLQFHLPSGHEMRLYAMKEYVGTDVGTTNPDPWPDGLKGAGAHWLDHLLLMCEMNPEAGINTVADNTRFMTEALDFFLTEQVLVGPEGNMQAATWMSRTTTPHDIAFVGGPRSGLHHIAFFLDSWHDVLKAADVMAKNKVRIDVAPTRHGITRGETIYFFDPSGNRNETFAGLGYLAQRDRPVTTWTEDMLGSGIFYHTGDLVASFTDVYT; from the coding sequence ATGGGTGTGATGCGAATCGGGCACGCGAGCCTGAAAGTGATGGACATGGACGCAGCGGTCCGGCACTACGAAAACGTGCTCGGCCTCAAGACCACCATGAAGGACAAGGCGGGCAACGTCTACCTCAAGTGCTGGGACGAGTGGGACAAGTTCTCGCTGATCCTGACGCCGTCGGACCAGGCCGGCCTGAACCACGTGGCCTACAAGGTCGAGAAGGACAGCGACCTCGACGAACTGCAGAAGAAGGTCGAGGCCTGGGGCGTGAAGACCACGGTGCTGCCCGAAGGCACGCTGCCCTCCACCGGCCGCATGCTGCAGTTCCACCTGCCCAGCGGCCACGAGATGCGCCTCTACGCGATGAAGGAGTACGTGGGCACGGACGTCGGCACCACCAACCCCGACCCGTGGCCGGACGGCCTCAAGGGCGCGGGCGCGCACTGGCTCGACCACCTGCTGCTGATGTGCGAGATGAACCCCGAGGCGGGCATCAACACCGTGGCCGACAACACCCGCTTCATGACCGAGGCGCTCGACTTCTTCCTGACCGAGCAGGTGCTGGTCGGCCCCGAAGGCAACATGCAGGCCGCCACCTGGATGAGCCGAACCACCACGCCGCACGACATCGCTTTCGTGGGCGGTCCGCGCAGCGGCCTGCACCACATCGCGTTCTTCCTGGACTCGTGGCACGACGTGCTCAAGGCCGCCGACGTGATGGCCAAGAACAAGGTGCGCATCGACGTGGCGCCCACGCGCCACGGCATCACCCGCGGCGAGACCATCTACTTCTTCGACCCGAGTGGCAACCGCAACGAGACCTTCGCGGGCCTGGGCTACCTGGCGCAGCGCGACCGGCCCGTGACCACCTGGACCGAGGACATGCTGGGCAGCGGCATCTTCTATCACACGGGAGATCTGGTGGCCTCTTTCACCGACGTGTACACGTGA
- a CDS encoding 2-hydroxymuconic semialdehyde dehydrogenase gives MKKFHNFINGEFVATDRTFENRNPATNAVVGLVHEAGQSEVDAAVAAAHAALKGEWGTMSVVKRTELLHAVADEINRRFDDFLEAELADTGKPRSLASHIDIPRGAANFKVFADIVKNVPTESFQMTTPDGGTAVSYAIRSPLGVVGVICPWNLPLLLMTWKVGPALACGNTVIVKPSEETPATATLLGEVMNTVGIPKGVYQVLHGFGPGSAGEFITKHPRVNGITFTGETRTGEAIMAAAAKGVRPVSFELGGKNAGIVFADADFEKAVAGITRSAFENCGQVCLGTERVYVQRPIFDRFVAALKEKAEGLKIGGPDTPGVGIGPLISAEHKAKVLGYYAKAQAEGATVVTGGGAPVMAGELAHGHFVQPTIWTGLPESASVIREEIFGPCCHIAPFDTEEEAIALANATDYGLATTVWTQNLGTAHRMAAAIEVGLCWINSWFLRDLRTAFGGAKASGIGREGGVHSLEFYTELRNVMVRL, from the coding sequence ATGAAAAAGTTCCACAACTTCATCAACGGCGAGTTCGTCGCCACGGACAGGACCTTCGAGAACCGCAACCCGGCGACCAACGCCGTGGTCGGTCTGGTCCATGAAGCCGGTCAGTCCGAGGTGGACGCGGCCGTCGCCGCCGCGCACGCCGCGCTCAAGGGTGAGTGGGGCACGATGAGCGTGGTCAAGCGCACCGAGCTGCTGCACGCCGTGGCCGACGAGATCAACCGCCGCTTCGACGACTTCCTCGAAGCCGAACTGGCGGACACCGGCAAGCCGCGCTCGCTGGCCAGCCACATCGACATCCCGCGCGGCGCGGCCAACTTCAAGGTCTTCGCCGACATCGTCAAGAACGTCCCGACCGAGAGCTTCCAGATGACCACGCCCGACGGCGGCACGGCCGTGAGCTACGCGATCCGCTCGCCGCTGGGCGTGGTCGGCGTGATCTGCCCCTGGAACCTGCCGCTGCTGCTGATGACCTGGAAGGTCGGCCCGGCGCTGGCCTGCGGCAACACCGTGATCGTCAAGCCCTCGGAAGAAACCCCCGCCACCGCCACCTTGCTGGGCGAGGTGATGAACACGGTCGGCATCCCGAAAGGCGTGTACCAGGTGCTGCACGGTTTCGGCCCCGGATCGGCGGGCGAATTCATCACCAAGCACCCGCGCGTCAACGGCATCACCTTCACCGGCGAGACCCGCACGGGCGAGGCCATCATGGCCGCCGCCGCCAAGGGCGTGCGCCCGGTGTCGTTCGAACTCGGCGGCAAGAACGCCGGCATCGTGTTCGCCGACGCCGACTTCGAGAAAGCCGTCGCCGGCATCACGCGCAGCGCGTTCGAGAACTGCGGCCAGGTCTGCCTCGGCACCGAGCGCGTCTACGTGCAGCGCCCGATCTTCGACAGGTTCGTCGCCGCGCTCAAAGAGAAGGCCGAGGGCCTGAAGATCGGCGGCCCCGACACCCCGGGCGTGGGCATCGGCCCGCTGATCTCGGCCGAACACAAGGCCAAGGTGCTGGGTTACTACGCCAAGGCCCAGGCCGAAGGTGCGACCGTGGTCACCGGCGGCGGCGCCCCGGTGATGGCGGGCGAACTCGCCCACGGCCACTTCGTCCAGCCCACCATCTGGACCGGCCTGCCCGAGAGCGCCAGCGTGATCCGCGAAGAGATCTTCGGCCCCTGCTGCCACATCGCGCCCTTCGACACCGAAGAGGAAGCGATTGCCCTGGCCAACGCCACCGACTACGGCCTGGCCACCACCGTGTGGACCCAGAACCTCGGCACCGCGCACCGCATGGCCGCCGCCATCGAGGTGGGCCTCTGCTGGATCAACAGCTGGTTCCTGCGCGACCTGCGCACCGCGTTCGGCGGCGCCAAGGCCTCGGGCATCGGCCGCGAAGGTGGCGTGCATTCGCTGGAGTTCTACACCGAGCTCCGCAACGTCATGGTCAGGCTGTGA
- a CDS encoding phenol hydroxylase subunit P4 encodes MSVVSNPARAAYDFPMKDVRENFPAPLLYIGWEDHLMFCAPFCLPLPPETPFGALGTAVLPGIYGYHPDFAQIDWSAVQWFKSGQPWTPDPSKSLAENGLQHKDVIRFRTPGLTGIQGSFS; translated from the coding sequence ATGAGCGTCGTGTCCAACCCCGCCCGCGCGGCGTATGACTTCCCGATGAAGGACGTGCGCGAGAACTTCCCCGCGCCCCTGCTCTACATCGGCTGGGAAGACCACCTGATGTTCTGCGCGCCCTTCTGCCTGCCGCTGCCACCCGAAACGCCCTTCGGGGCCCTCGGCACGGCGGTGCTGCCCGGCATCTATGGTTACCACCCGGACTTCGCCCAGATCGACTGGAGCGCGGTCCAGTGGTTCAAGTCCGGCCAGCCCTGGACACCGGACCCGTCCAAGTCGCTGGCCGAGAACGGCCTGCAGCACAAGGACGTGATCCGCTTCCGCACGCCGGGCCTGACCGGCATTCAAGGTTCCTTCAGCTGA
- a CDS encoding GlcG/HbpS family heme-binding protein — translation MSSALSVPSSVITASAASLACQAAVAHAEVLGIRINVAVTDASGVLAAFLRMPNAFLHSIDIAIDKAYTAASFGFPTSQWPQVLAGDEALRLGLPLRPRLVVFGGGLPIAADGARLGGIGVSGGSAEQDEACARAGLQALGLN, via the coding sequence ATGTCATCCGCACTCTCCGTTCCTTCTTCCGTGATCACCGCCTCAGCGGCCTCACTGGCTTGCCAGGCGGCGGTGGCGCACGCAGAGGTTTTGGGCATACGCATCAACGTGGCCGTGACCGATGCCTCGGGCGTCCTCGCTGCGTTCTTGCGCATGCCCAACGCGTTTCTGCATTCGATCGACATCGCGATCGACAAGGCCTACACGGCCGCGAGCTTCGGCTTCCCCACCAGCCAGTGGCCGCAGGTGCTGGCGGGCGACGAGGCCTTGCGCCTGGGCCTGCCCTTGCGGCCGCGCCTGGTGGTGTTCGGCGGTGGCCTGCCCATCGCTGCGGACGGTGCACGCCTGGGCGGCATCGGTGTCTCCGGTGGTTCGGCCGAGCAGGACGAGGCCTGTGCCCGTGCCGGCTTGCAGGCCCTGGGCCTGAATTGA
- a CDS encoding alpha/beta fold hydrolase — protein sequence MNAPHNPEIALSVRTGAFNSNVHDLGASKPGQPPVLFIHGSGPGVSAWANWRLAMPVIAQDRRVIAPDMVGFGYTDRPAGITYNMDTWVQQALDVMDTMGVEQADVVGNSFGGALSLALAIRAPQRVRRLVLMGSVGVPFPITPGLDAVWGYQPSLATMKQLLDIFAHSRALVTDELAELRYQASIRPGFQESFSAMFPAPRQRWVDAMASPEAAIRALPHETLIVHGREDQVIPLQTSLTLSQWIPNSQLHVFGHCGHWTQIEHAARFAQLVANFLEEADAQATKTS from the coding sequence ATGAATGCCCCTCACAACCCTGAAATTGCGCTGAGCGTCCGCACGGGCGCGTTCAACAGCAACGTGCACGACCTAGGCGCCTCGAAGCCCGGCCAGCCGCCGGTGCTGTTCATCCACGGCTCCGGCCCCGGCGTGAGCGCCTGGGCCAACTGGCGCCTGGCCATGCCCGTCATCGCACAGGACCGCCGCGTGATCGCGCCCGACATGGTGGGCTTCGGCTACACCGACCGCCCGGCGGGCATCACCTACAACATGGACACCTGGGTGCAGCAGGCGCTCGATGTCATGGACACGATGGGCGTCGAGCAGGCCGACGTGGTCGGCAACAGCTTCGGCGGCGCGCTGTCGCTGGCGCTCGCCATCCGCGCGCCGCAGCGCGTGCGCCGTCTGGTGCTGATGGGCTCGGTCGGTGTGCCGTTCCCGATCACGCCGGGCCTCGATGCGGTCTGGGGCTATCAGCCCTCGCTCGCGACCATGAAGCAGCTGCTGGACATCTTTGCCCACAGCCGCGCGCTCGTGACCGACGAGCTGGCCGAGCTGCGCTACCAGGCCAGCATCCGCCCCGGCTTCCAAGAGTCCTTCTCCGCCATGTTCCCGGCCCCGCGCCAGCGCTGGGTCGACGCCATGGCCAGCCCCGAAGCCGCGATCCGCGCGCTGCCGCACGAGACCCTGATCGTGCACGGCCGCGAAGACCAGGTGATCCCGCTGCAGACCTCGCTGACGCTGAGCCAATGGATCCCCAACAGCCAGCTGCACGTGTTCGGCCACTGCGGCCACTGGACCCAGATCGAACATGCCGCGCGCTTCGCGCAGCTGGTCGCGAACTTCCTCGAAGAAGCCGACGCCCAGGCCACCAAGACCTCTTAA